The following are encoded together in the Tatumella ptyseos genome:
- a CDS encoding sugar porter family MFS transporter, with translation MEKTMERPLEKPSPTIVVWIAVIAALGGLLFGYDTGVIGVALLGLGKAFAMDDTVKQLVTGAIIFGAIFGCLGTGPFSDRLGRRKMVIFVAILFAIGSIASAMSPNVTVLIISRFILGLSAGSSTQIIPVYIAEVAPPKHRGKMVVLFQFMVVFGITVAYASGFVLGDHWRWMFGLGVIPALILLSGMVFLPESPRWLVMRKRDDEALRILTRVRGTTSLAQQEIEEIHTVANQPEGSWRDLAQPWIRPAVVVGAAIAMFSQITGNNALIYYAPTILTHAGFSNQAAILGTGLSTLLVVIMTVIGSVLVDKIGRRRYLLWTIPGSIVALLVMGYLFLGNGPQNQVSQIMVVVCLAAYLMLNCGGFGVCIWLINAEVYPLFVRGKGASLGAFSHWIFDLLVTLTTLSLVTWLGASYTFWLYALISIGALVFIIYLVPETKGKSLEQIEQDLKQNKFYAFQNK, from the coding sequence ATGGAAAAAACAATGGAGAGGCCGCTCGAAAAGCCTAGCCCAACCATCGTGGTATGGATTGCCGTAATAGCGGCATTGGGTGGGTTATTATTTGGCTATGATACCGGTGTGATTGGTGTTGCCTTGCTCGGCCTAGGCAAAGCATTCGCGATGGACGATACGGTTAAACAACTTGTCACCGGAGCCATTATCTTTGGTGCCATATTCGGATGTTTAGGTACAGGACCTTTCTCTGATCGCCTTGGCCGACGTAAGATGGTGATTTTTGTCGCTATCCTGTTTGCGATAGGTTCTATTGCTTCAGCCATGTCTCCGAATGTCACTGTCTTAATTATTTCGCGTTTCATTCTAGGTCTCTCTGCAGGGAGTTCGACACAGATTATTCCTGTCTACATCGCTGAAGTGGCCCCCCCTAAGCATCGTGGCAAGATGGTCGTGTTGTTCCAATTTATGGTGGTATTCGGAATTACTGTTGCTTACGCCAGTGGATTTGTATTGGGTGACCATTGGCGTTGGATGTTTGGTTTAGGGGTTATTCCAGCGCTGATATTATTATCAGGTATGGTGTTCTTACCTGAAAGTCCACGCTGGTTAGTGATGCGTAAACGCGACGATGAAGCACTGCGTATCCTCACTCGTGTTCGGGGGACGACTTCTCTAGCGCAACAGGAAATTGAAGAGATACATACGGTAGCTAATCAACCAGAAGGGTCGTGGCGTGATTTGGCGCAACCATGGATTCGACCAGCCGTCGTGGTCGGTGCCGCCATTGCTATGTTCTCACAAATCACTGGTAATAATGCTCTGATCTATTATGCACCGACTATCCTTACCCATGCCGGTTTCTCTAATCAAGCTGCGATTCTGGGGACTGGACTCAGTACGTTACTGGTCGTCATTATGACGGTTATCGGCAGTGTCTTGGTCGATAAAATAGGCCGTCGTCGTTATCTTCTCTGGACGATCCCTGGTTCAATTGTTGCACTACTGGTAATGGGTTATCTCTTTTTGGGTAATGGCCCTCAGAACCAAGTCAGTCAAATTATGGTGGTTGTCTGCTTAGCCGCTTACTTGATGTTGAACTGTGGCGGATTCGGTGTCTGCATATGGTTGATTAATGCGGAAGTGTATCCATTATTTGTACGGGGTAAAGGCGCGAGCTTGGGCGCATTCAGCCACTGGATTTTCGATCTGTTAGTGACACTCACCACCTTAAGCTTGGTCACCTGGTTAGGTGCCTCTTATACCTTCTGGCTGTATGCGCTGATCTCGATAGGTGCGCTGGTATTTATTATTTATCTGGTGCCAGAGACCAAAGGAAAAAGCTTGGAGCAAATTGAACAAGATTTGAAGCAAAATAAATTTTATGCGTTTCAGAATAAGTAA
- a CDS encoding nucleoside/nucleotide kinase family protein: MIDDNALRQLRQWSEGDSRYILGIVGLPGAGKSTLTDWLKKQFAETLIVIPMDGFHLANNQLKSLGRLQRKGAPDTFDVSGYHALLHRIKQAYQQNTVYAPSFHREIEESIAGEIAIPAETRLIITEGNYLLSEESGWSMTPSFLDQTWFIHVDETQRLQQLKRRHMEFGRSEYEAEKWIATTDQPNAELIQATAHRADKQIFIKQ; this comes from the coding sequence ATGATTGATGACAATGCATTACGACAACTTCGTCAGTGGAGCGAAGGTGATAGCCGCTATATTCTCGGCATTGTTGGCTTACCCGGAGCAGGTAAATCAACGTTAACCGATTGGTTAAAAAAACAGTTTGCTGAAACATTAATTGTTATTCCCATGGATGGTTTTCACCTCGCGAATAATCAGCTTAAAAGCTTAGGTCGCCTCCAGCGAAAAGGGGCACCAGATACTTTTGACGTGAGCGGTTATCACGCTTTGCTACATCGCATTAAACAGGCTTATCAACAAAACACCGTTTATGCACCAAGTTTTCATCGAGAAATTGAAGAATCGATCGCCGGTGAAATCGCTATACCGGCAGAGACACGCTTAATTATTACTGAGGGCAACTATTTATTATCTGAAGAAAGTGGCTGGTCAATGACACCCTCTTTTTTAGATCAAACCTGGTTCATTCATGTGGATGAAACACAACGATTGCAACAACTGAAAAGAAGGCATATGGAGTTTGGTCGTAGCGAGTATGAGGCTGAAAAGTGGATAGCAACTACTGACCAGCCTAATGCAGAGCTTATCCAAGCTACCGCACACCGTGCGGATAAACAGATTTTTATTAAACAATAA
- a CDS encoding HAD family hydrolase: MAGKILGNVPTLSVFDFDGTLTRHDSFIPFLRFAFGRRRFTRKMLHLVFPTLRCLRRKLTRDELKEVLIHTFMKDIDEKWVKEKADAYCRKYFKKLMRPKGLLAVAAELNAGATVTLCSASPEIVLRPFADQLGINLISTQLEVIDGKLTGKISGNNCRCAHKVSRLEQVYGPLDNYHLRAWGDTRGDYELLSAAQDPHWRHFHSSSAPKKSPLDKIKT; the protein is encoded by the coding sequence ATGGCAGGTAAGATATTGGGGAACGTGCCGACGCTCTCTGTTTTTGATTTCGACGGCACATTAACGCGACATGATAGCTTTATTCCCTTCCTACGTTTCGCTTTTGGCCGTCGACGTTTCACGCGAAAAATGCTGCATTTAGTTTTCCCGACACTTCGTTGCTTACGCCGTAAATTAACCCGCGATGAGCTTAAAGAAGTCCTTATTCATACTTTTATGAAAGATATCGATGAAAAGTGGGTAAAAGAAAAGGCGGATGCCTACTGCCGTAAATATTTTAAAAAACTCATGCGCCCGAAAGGATTACTTGCCGTTGCGGCCGAGTTGAACGCGGGTGCCACAGTTACGCTTTGTTCTGCTTCGCCAGAAATAGTATTACGACCTTTTGCCGATCAGCTCGGGATCAATTTGATCAGTACCCAATTAGAAGTGATCGATGGAAAATTAACGGGTAAAATTTCTGGTAATAATTGTCGCTGTGCTCACAAAGTCTCGCGTTTAGAGCAAGTCTATGGACCATTAGACAACTATCATCTCCGTGCTTGGGGCGATACTCGTGGTGATTATGAGCTACTCTCTGCCGCGCAAGACCCTCATTGGCGTCATTTCCACTCTTCTTCCGCCCCGAAAAAATCGCCATTGGATAAAATCAAAACTTAG
- a CDS encoding polysaccharide deacetylase, which produces MSKQAQLDTLATPQRYSYRSSKSRDDRRWPNGKGLAVYVAMNLEHFAFDSLEGAKLSANANYPDVLNYSWRDYGNRVGGWHLADLFETLTIPPAVIANTSIIDYCPTLLERWLAIPESELIGHGHTNSQRQGELVLNEEDKMIATCRQRLTSYNKSVKGWLSPWISESFHTPELLAKHQFTYTLNWAHDDMPTSFATKNGELLSIPYPQEINDIPTIIPNGASIDTFCQMIEYQFEELLARSQHAPQVMGIALHPYIVGQPFRFFRLKKTLNKLLARRQEYWLTTPGKIAEHYSLFNDKDEEQRV; this is translated from the coding sequence ATGTCAAAACAAGCTCAATTGGACACTCTTGCAACCCCTCAGCGTTACTCCTACCGCTCATCGAAGTCGAGAGATGATAGACGCTGGCCAAATGGTAAAGGACTAGCGGTATATGTCGCAATGAATTTGGAACACTTTGCATTCGATTCCTTGGAGGGAGCAAAGTTATCGGCTAATGCTAACTATCCAGATGTGTTGAACTACAGCTGGCGAGATTATGGGAATAGAGTCGGAGGCTGGCATTTAGCCGATTTATTCGAAACATTAACTATACCTCCTGCCGTGATCGCGAACACATCAATTATCGATTATTGCCCGACACTCCTTGAAAGATGGCTGGCAATACCTGAAAGTGAATTGATTGGTCATGGGCATACAAACTCTCAGCGTCAGGGAGAATTAGTACTGAACGAAGAGGATAAAATGATTGCAACTTGTCGCCAGCGCCTCACCAGCTATAATAAAAGCGTGAAAGGTTGGCTATCACCGTGGATATCGGAGAGTTTTCATACCCCTGAATTGCTTGCCAAACACCAGTTTACCTACACATTAAATTGGGCGCACGATGATATGCCTACCTCTTTTGCTACTAAAAATGGCGAATTACTTTCTATTCCTTATCCACAAGAAATCAATGACATTCCAACTATCATTCCCAATGGGGCATCGATTGATACTTTCTGTCAGATGATAGAATATCAATTTGAAGAGTTATTAGCTCGGAGCCAACATGCCCCACAAGTAATGGGGATCGCACTACACCCTTATATCGTGGGACAACCCTTTCGTTTTTTCCGTTTGAAAAAAACATTGAACAAACTGCTAGCACGTCGACAAGAATATTGGTTAACGACACCAGGGAAGATTGCCGAACATTACTCATTATTCAATGATAAGGACGAAGAGCAGAGGGTATAG
- the purH gene encoding bifunctional phosphoribosylaminoimidazolecarboxamide formyltransferase/IMP cyclohydrolase — MMQHRPVRRALLSVSDKTGIVDFARGLSEYGIELLSTGGTARLLAEAGLAVTEVSDYTGFPEMMDGRVKTLHPKIHGGILGRRDKDDAVMAEHHIQPIDMVVVNLYPFAKTVAKEDCSLEDAVENIDIGGPTMVRSAAKNHKDVAIVVNSADYTPLLKELADNDHGLSLTTRFDLAIKAFEHTAAYDGMIANYFGRLVPAYHSEEKTPSGQFPRTLNLSLIKKQDMRYGENSHQQAAFYIEDTLSEASVATAVQRQGKALSYNNIADTDAALECVKEFDQPACVIVKHANPCGVATASDLLQAYDLAYATDPTSAFGGIIAFNRELDAATAQAIISRQFVEVIIAPSASEEALAITAAKQNVRVLTCGEWQQRQNGYDFKRVNGGLLVQDRDLGMVSESELTIVTKRQPTQEELRDALFCWKVAKFVKSNAIVYAKHNRTIGIGAGQMSRVYSAKIAGIKAADEGLEVSGSAMASDAFFPFRDGIDAAAAVGIRCVIQPGGSIRDEEVIAAADEHDIAMIFTGMRHFRH; from the coding sequence ATTATGCAACATCGTCCTGTACGCCGTGCTTTACTTAGTGTCTCTGATAAAACAGGGATTGTTGACTTTGCACGAGGCCTTTCTGAATACGGTATTGAACTTCTCTCAACTGGCGGTACTGCGCGTTTATTGGCAGAAGCAGGCTTAGCTGTGACAGAAGTGTCTGACTATACCGGCTTCCCAGAAATGATGGATGGGCGCGTTAAAACCCTACACCCCAAAATCCATGGCGGCATTCTCGGACGCCGTGATAAAGACGATGCGGTGATGGCAGAACACCACATTCAACCTATCGATATGGTTGTAGTAAATCTCTATCCCTTTGCCAAAACGGTCGCTAAGGAAGATTGCAGTCTGGAAGACGCTGTTGAAAATATCGATATCGGTGGCCCTACTATGGTTCGCTCAGCAGCGAAGAACCATAAAGACGTCGCAATAGTGGTTAATAGTGCTGACTATACTCCTCTATTAAAAGAGTTAGCTGACAACGACCATGGTTTGAGCTTAACGACTCGCTTCGACCTAGCCATTAAAGCCTTCGAGCATACCGCGGCTTACGATGGGATGATCGCGAATTACTTTGGGCGCTTGGTACCGGCTTATCATAGCGAAGAGAAAACGCCGTCTGGCCAATTCCCTCGAACGTTAAATCTTAGCCTTATTAAGAAACAAGATATGCGTTATGGGGAGAATAGCCATCAACAAGCGGCTTTCTATATAGAAGACACGCTGTCAGAAGCATCCGTTGCGACCGCTGTCCAACGCCAAGGCAAAGCGCTTTCCTATAATAATATCGCTGATACCGATGCCGCGCTTGAGTGTGTTAAAGAGTTTGATCAGCCAGCCTGCGTGATTGTGAAACACGCTAACCCTTGTGGAGTTGCCACGGCCAGCGATTTACTGCAAGCCTATGACTTAGCTTATGCGACCGACCCGACTTCTGCTTTCGGTGGCATTATTGCCTTCAACCGAGAACTGGATGCTGCAACGGCGCAAGCCATCATCAGTCGCCAATTTGTCGAAGTCATCATCGCCCCAAGTGCCAGCGAAGAAGCTTTAGCTATTACCGCTGCAAAACAAAATGTACGGGTCCTTACTTGTGGTGAATGGCAGCAGCGCCAGAATGGGTATGATTTTAAGCGTGTTAATGGTGGCTTGTTAGTACAAGACCGCGACTTAGGAATGGTAAGCGAGAGTGAATTAACGATTGTCACTAAGCGTCAACCGACTCAAGAAGAATTACGTGACGCGTTATTCTGCTGGAAAGTCGCAAAATTCGTTAAATCCAATGCCATTGTCTACGCGAAGCATAATCGTACTATCGGCATCGGTGCTGGCCAAATGAGCCGTGTCTATTCAGCAAAAATTGCGGGTATTAAAGCAGCTGACGAAGGTTTAGAGGTTAGCGGCTCGGCAATGGCGTCAGATGCTTTCTTCCCTTTCCGTGATGGGATTGATGCAGCCGCAGCAGTCGGCATACGTTGTGTGATCCAACCTGGCGGCTCAATTCGCGATGAAGAAGTTATCGCGGCCGCAGACGAGCATGATATTGCAATGATTTTCACTGGCATGCGTCATTTCCGCCACTAA
- the purD gene encoding phosphoribosylamine--glycine ligase, whose amino-acid sequence MNILIIGNGGREHALAWKAAQSPLATKVFVAPGNAGTALEPTLENVAIEVTDIPGLLAFAQRENIGLTIVGPEAPLVRGVVDAFQREGLTIFGPTQAAAQLEGSKSFTKDFLERHQIPTADYQNFTEIEPALAYLREKCAPIVIKADGLAAGKGVIVAMTLEEAEAAVKDMLAGNAFGDAGHRIVIEEFLEGEEASFIVMVDGEHVLPMATSQDHKRVGDGDTGPNTGGMGAYSPAPVVTDDIHQRVMEQVIWPTVKGMAQEGNRYTGFLYAGLMIDAAGQPKVIEFNCRFGDPETQPIMMRLQSDLVELCLAGSTGRLDHVDSLWDERAALGVVIAAGGYPDTYRKGDVIKGLPQSDNTDAKVFHAGTVLAGEDVTTAGGRVLCATALGDTIAQAQQQAYQLTRQISWEGSFYRHDIGHRAINRK is encoded by the coding sequence ATGAATATTCTAATTATTGGTAACGGCGGCCGGGAACATGCATTGGCATGGAAAGCAGCACAATCGCCCTTAGCGACTAAAGTTTTTGTGGCACCGGGTAATGCTGGTACGGCACTCGAACCCACGCTAGAAAATGTCGCGATTGAGGTAACAGATATCCCTGGATTATTGGCTTTTGCACAACGCGAAAATATTGGCTTAACTATTGTGGGTCCTGAGGCTCCCTTAGTTCGCGGTGTTGTCGATGCTTTCCAACGCGAAGGTTTAACGATTTTTGGACCCACGCAAGCTGCAGCACAGCTTGAGGGCTCTAAATCGTTTACTAAGGACTTTCTAGAGCGCCATCAAATTCCGACCGCGGATTACCAAAACTTCACTGAAATCGAGCCCGCGTTAGCTTATCTTCGTGAGAAATGTGCACCGATCGTTATCAAGGCTGATGGCCTAGCTGCAGGTAAAGGCGTCATTGTTGCCATGACCTTGGAAGAAGCTGAAGCCGCAGTAAAAGATATGTTAGCAGGTAATGCTTTCGGTGATGCTGGGCATCGTATCGTGATTGAAGAGTTCCTTGAAGGTGAGGAAGCCAGTTTTATCGTAATGGTCGATGGTGAGCATGTCCTCCCTATGGCAACAAGCCAAGACCACAAACGCGTCGGTGATGGTGACACTGGACCAAATACTGGTGGTATGGGTGCCTACTCCCCTGCTCCAGTGGTGACTGACGACATCCACCAGCGGGTCATGGAACAAGTTATATGGCCGACCGTAAAAGGGATGGCTCAAGAGGGCAACCGCTATACGGGATTCCTGTATGCAGGATTGATGATTGATGCGGCCGGGCAGCCGAAGGTGATTGAGTTCAATTGCCGTTTTGGTGACCCCGAGACACAACCTATCATGATGCGCCTACAGTCTGACCTAGTTGAATTATGTTTAGCGGGCAGCACAGGACGTTTGGACCACGTTGACTCTCTCTGGGATGAGCGTGCAGCACTTGGTGTCGTTATTGCCGCAGGCGGTTATCCTGATACTTACCGCAAAGGTGATGTCATCAAAGGGCTTCCTCAATCTGACAACACGGACGCTAAAGTCTTTCATGCAGGGACGGTGTTAGCCGGTGAGGATGTGACAACAGCTGGCGGACGAGTGCTTTGTGCTACAGCGTTAGGTGATACTATTGCACAAGCGCAGCAGCAGGCCTATCAACTGACTCGCCAAATTAGTTGGGAAGGTAGTTTCTATCGTCATGATATTGGCCACAGAGCGATAAATCGGAAGTAA
- a CDS encoding DUF1481 domain-containing protein, whose translation MRLFSYRTLLLLPFFCSLSSCALFQKKPETHATGYLADRGVVRIWQHTTSSNYTTLQTVFTPFDGSDESEAIYHWDEESLVSISKQSLQGPENRFSARFSRKDGTTTFMQQKYAKSRQPLTVNELELAKFEAQRVLEVSRDLINGRVALHQGRWLSDQQVETCDRTIAPFHSNDRENQRLRSLSQQSPAYVAWIEAPEGQQVLLMTTRNLCQQQPNYSKK comes from the coding sequence ATGCGCTTGTTCTCTTATCGCACTTTACTCCTACTTCCTTTTTTCTGCTCCCTCAGTAGTTGCGCCCTTTTTCAAAAGAAACCTGAAACCCATGCAACGGGTTATCTGGCAGATCGTGGGGTGGTACGTATTTGGCAACATACTACGTCGTCAAATTATACGACGCTACAAACAGTCTTTACTCCCTTCGATGGCTCAGACGAATCAGAAGCGATTTATCATTGGGACGAAGAGTCATTGGTGAGTATTTCCAAACAGTCTCTACAAGGACCAGAGAATCGCTTTTCAGCGCGATTCAGCCGTAAAGACGGAACAACCACCTTTATGCAGCAGAAATATGCAAAATCTCGTCAGCCTTTGACCGTGAACGAGTTAGAACTCGCAAAATTCGAGGCACAACGTGTGCTGGAGGTCAGCCGAGACCTTATCAATGGTAGGGTGGCGTTACATCAGGGACGTTGGTTATCAGACCAACAAGTCGAGACCTGTGATAGGACAATAGCCCCATTTCACTCTAACGATAGAGAAAACCAGCGGTTGAGGAGTTTGTCACAACAATCGCCAGCTTATGTTGCGTGGATCGAAGCCCCAGAAGGGCAGCAAGTATTACTGATGACGACTCGTAATCTCTGTCAGCAACAGCCTAATTATTCTAAAAAATAG
- the hupA gene encoding nucleoid-associated protein HU-alpha — translation MNKTQLIDAIAEKADLSKAQAKTALESTLSAITESLKEGDAVQLVGFGTFKVNHRAERTGRNPQTGKEIKIAAANVPAFVSGKALKDAVK, via the coding sequence ATGAACAAGACTCAACTGATTGATGCGATCGCCGAAAAAGCCGATCTGTCTAAAGCCCAGGCTAAAACTGCTCTGGAATCGACTCTTTCTGCGATCACTGAGTCTCTGAAAGAAGGTGATGCGGTTCAGCTAGTAGGTTTCGGTACTTTCAAGGTTAATCACCGTGCAGAGCGTACCGGTCGTAACCCACAAACCGGTAAAGAGATCAAAATTGCTGCAGCAAATGTTCCTGCATTTGTTTCCGGTAAAGCTCTGAAAGATGCTGTGAAATAA
- a CDS encoding YjaG family protein — protein MLRNPIHLRLAKLESWQHVTFMACLCERMYPNYQMFCHDTGFANAQLYRRILDLVWETLLVKDAKVNFDSQLEKFEEAIPSGEDFEIYGVYPAIDACVALSELVHSRLSGETLEHAIAVSETSVTTVAMLEMTQNGRELTDEELKDNVAVIDEWDAQWEIFRLLAECEERDLELIKGLRQDLREDAISNIGVFFEHKS, from the coding sequence ATGTTACGTAACCCAATTCATTTACGCCTGGCCAAGCTCGAGAGCTGGCAGCACGTGACCTTTATGGCATGTCTGTGTGAGCGTATGTACCCTAACTATCAAATGTTTTGCCATGATACTGGTTTTGCTAATGCACAGCTTTATCGCCGCATCCTCGACCTTGTTTGGGAGACCCTATTAGTCAAAGATGCAAAGGTTAACTTTGATAGTCAGTTAGAGAAGTTTGAAGAAGCTATACCTTCCGGTGAAGATTTTGAGATTTATGGCGTTTATCCTGCGATTGACGCATGTGTTGCATTGAGCGAACTGGTTCACTCTCGTTTAAGTGGCGAAACGTTGGAACATGCGATTGCGGTAAGTGAAACCTCAGTGACTACTGTTGCTATGTTAGAAATGACCCAGAACGGTCGTGAGCTGACAGATGAGGAACTGAAAGATAACGTCGCGGTTATCGATGAGTGGGATGCACAATGGGAGATTTTCCGCTTACTGGCTGAATGCGAAGAACGAGACCTGGAGCTAATCAAAGGGCTTCGTCAAGACTTACGCGAAGACGCAATAAGTAATATCGGTGTGTTTTTTGAGCATAAAAGCTAA
- the nfi gene encoding deoxyribonuclease V (cleaves DNA at apurinic or apyrimidinic sites) — protein sequence MSVNLAELKALQQQYATQVIRHDKDVVFCPRYIAGGDVGFEAQGTVARAAMVILTWPELELVEYRVARVPVTLPYIPGYLSFRECPALEAVWQMLTIKPDLLFIDGQGIAHPRGLGVASHFGLMVDIPTIGVAKSRLCGEYAELSLEPGSVSDLRYQGQTIGSVLRSKVRCNPLFISVGHQISTESALAWTQQCLRGYRLPEPTRWADAVASNRPSFQRWLGR from the coding sequence ATGAGTGTTAATTTAGCCGAGTTGAAAGCCTTACAGCAGCAGTATGCGACTCAGGTTATTCGACATGACAAGGATGTCGTGTTTTGCCCGCGGTATATCGCTGGGGGAGATGTTGGCTTCGAAGCTCAGGGGACTGTGGCTCGTGCTGCGATGGTTATCTTGACGTGGCCTGAGCTTGAGCTGGTGGAGTATCGGGTTGCACGGGTACCTGTCACGTTGCCTTATATACCTGGATATCTCTCATTCAGAGAGTGTCCGGCGTTGGAAGCAGTATGGCAAATGCTCACCATTAAGCCTGACTTGTTGTTTATCGACGGTCAGGGGATTGCGCATCCTCGTGGACTCGGTGTTGCGAGTCACTTTGGCTTGATGGTCGATATCCCGACAATTGGTGTCGCTAAAAGTCGGCTCTGTGGCGAATATGCCGAGTTATCGCTCGAGCCTGGCTCGGTCTCCGACTTACGATATCAAGGGCAGACCATTGGTTCGGTTCTACGCAGCAAAGTACGCTGTAATCCGCTTTTTATTTCAGTTGGGCATCAGATCAGTACTGAATCAGCGTTGGCATGGACTCAACAGTGTTTGAGGGGCTATCGTTTGCCTGAACCTACGCGTTGGGCAGATGCCGTTGCGTCGAATAGACCAAGTTTCCAACGCTGGCTGGGTCGATAA
- the hemE gene encoding uroporphyrinogen decarboxylase, with translation MNELKNDRYLRALLRQPTDVTPVWMMRQAGRYLPEYKATRAVAGDFMSLCKNAELACEVTLQPLRRFPLDAAILFSDILTIPDAMGLGLYFEAGEGPRFSSPIQTLADVKKLPVPDPEQELGYVMNAVRTIRKNLQGEVPLIGFSGSPWTLATYMVEGGGSKAFTKVKKMMYAEPAALHLMLDKVAESVTSYLNAQIKAGAQSVMIFDTWGGVLTGRDYLEFSLHYMHKIVDGLIHENEGRRVPVTLFTKGGGQWLEQIADTGCDAIGLDWTTRIDEARQRVGHRVALQGNMDPSILYAQPARIEAEVQTILEQYGQGSGHVFNLGHGIHLDVPPENAGVFVESVHRLSAPFHR, from the coding sequence ATGAATGAATTAAAAAACGATCGCTATTTGCGCGCATTGTTGCGCCAACCTACAGATGTAACACCTGTTTGGATGATGCGCCAAGCGGGACGTTATTTACCAGAATATAAAGCCACTCGAGCTGTCGCAGGCGATTTTATGTCGCTATGTAAGAATGCTGAGCTAGCTTGTGAAGTGACGCTACAGCCACTACGCCGTTTTCCGCTAGATGCTGCGATTCTCTTCTCTGATATTTTAACGATCCCCGATGCAATGGGGCTTGGCCTCTATTTTGAAGCCGGTGAAGGACCGCGATTCAGTTCACCCATTCAAACCCTAGCAGACGTTAAAAAACTGCCTGTACCCGATCCGGAACAAGAATTGGGTTATGTCATGAATGCCGTCCGGACTATCCGAAAAAATCTTCAGGGTGAAGTTCCGTTAATTGGTTTTTCAGGCAGTCCTTGGACATTAGCCACTTACATGGTTGAAGGCGGCGGAAGTAAAGCTTTCACAAAAGTAAAAAAAATGATGTATGCCGAGCCAGCAGCTTTGCATTTAATGTTAGATAAAGTCGCTGAGAGCGTCACAAGTTATTTGAATGCGCAAATTAAAGCGGGTGCGCAATCAGTCATGATATTCGATACTTGGGGCGGTGTATTAACAGGTAGAGATTATTTAGAATTCTCCCTGCATTATATGCATAAAATTGTTGATGGCTTAATTCATGAAAATGAAGGACGCCGTGTTCCCGTGACATTATTTACTAAAGGTGGCGGTCAATGGTTAGAGCAAATCGCTGATACAGGTTGTGATGCGATAGGATTAGATTGGACGACACGTATCGATGAAGCCAGACAACGTGTTGGCCATCGTGTTGCATTACAAGGCAACATGGATCCTTCTATCCTTTATGCACAGCCAGCGCGTATCGAAGCTGAAGTCCAAACTATCCTTGAGCAATATGGTCAAGGTAGTGGACATGTATTCAACCTTGGTCACGGTATCCATCTCGATGTTCCCCCAGAAAATGCAGGCGTTTTTGTCGAGTCAGTTCATCGTTTATCTGCGCCGTTCCACCGTTAA
- a CDS encoding bactofilin family protein, translated as MFKAKKKIDVIDSMQNDIKTQIPEVSQVKEERSLKETLIARGAILTGEISNESDVLIEGSVVGDIRSNRSIRIGREGKVQGTLIAEKITINGFLQGRCQAAAVTILSQGRLDGDIQAGELSIERGGIFNGNSHYSTDQTVNDNEKTLQENVTVISKLVTDNEVSAIKEKSTKL; from the coding sequence ATGTTTAAAGCTAAAAAGAAAATTGATGTTATCGACTCAATGCAAAATGACATCAAAACACAGATCCCTGAAGTTTCTCAGGTAAAAGAAGAGCGCTCTTTAAAAGAAACGTTGATTGCCAGAGGGGCAATACTCACTGGGGAAATCAGTAACGAGTCGGATGTGTTGATAGAGGGTAGCGTCGTAGGTGATATTCGTAGTAATCGCTCAATTCGAATAGGTAGGGAAGGCAAGGTTCAAGGAACATTGATAGCAGAAAAAATTACGATCAATGGGTTTTTACAAGGACGTTGTCAAGCAGCGGCTGTAACCATTTTATCGCAAGGTAGGCTTGATGGTGATATTCAAGCGGGGGAGTTATCGATTGAACGCGGGGGTATTTTTAACGGTAATTCACACTATTCTACTGATCAAACCGTTAATGATAACGAGAAAACCCTTCAAGAAAATGTAACCGTCATTTCTAAACTGGTCACGGATAATGAAGTTTCGGCAATAAAAGAAAAGAGTACTAAGCTGTAG